From the Comamonas odontotermitis genome, one window contains:
- a CDS encoding HsdM family class I SAM-dependent methyltransferase, translated as MSSFTKNTHRSKDLTTISLQSHDISHRKKIGAFYTPLEVSNALSKWSIRSVNDQVLEPCFGGCTFLEAAISRLSELGHDSPERNLFGCDIDPMAFHYLEKRINPQKIPGHFFQQDFLDFTPEKIPGGKVDAVIGNPPYIRHSNFPPKQREILKANTRESEFHIHGRANLWAYFVLHTLKFIKTGGRLALVLPGSFLYTDYASSIRELIQNSFKHVGAFALSERLFISEGTEETTVVLLAEGFGENKKPSKFRVSYVDGIEGLKNLIEDWKNQGLGANEAFPGHGLVPAEVGALYEKIKKMPEMKTISDIAELRIGLVTGNTKFFVKNNSDWKTHDISKKYLRYILPRSQYVRGLTLMESDCELHIKNEVRCLALCTPKSPLQKQLLHYLNSYPLAEREDNSTFKRRSIWHQFLEKNKTPDAFFIFMADQGPRIVLNTARVNATNSVYRVFFKKETTTIQMKLATISIYTTLSQLAGEIHGHPRGSGALKLEPSGGMKLTIYMPTNRNKKEINNAFFDIDEKLRQLDFEGARHAADDFLFKGHEIATYLPALRSGLKLIRSRRHS; from the coding sequence ATGAGCTCGTTTACCAAAAATACACATCGCTCAAAAGACCTAACAACTATTTCTTTGCAATCGCATGATATCTCACATCGAAAAAAGATAGGTGCATTCTATACCCCACTAGAAGTTTCGAATGCGCTCTCAAAGTGGAGTATTCGCTCTGTTAACGATCAAGTGCTTGAGCCCTGCTTTGGAGGATGTACATTTTTAGAGGCCGCAATCTCAAGACTTTCAGAGCTTGGACATGATTCCCCTGAGCGTAATCTATTCGGGTGTGATATTGATCCAATGGCATTTCATTATTTAGAAAAACGCATTAATCCTCAAAAAATTCCAGGTCATTTCTTTCAACAAGATTTCCTCGATTTCACCCCAGAAAAAATTCCTGGCGGCAAAGTGGATGCGGTCATTGGAAACCCACCATATATACGTCACAGCAACTTCCCTCCAAAACAACGAGAAATATTAAAGGCTAATACACGCGAATCTGAATTTCATATACATGGAAGAGCTAATCTTTGGGCATATTTTGTGCTGCATACACTCAAGTTTATAAAAACAGGCGGAAGGCTTGCCTTAGTTTTACCCGGAAGCTTTTTATATACAGACTATGCATCTTCCATCCGCGAATTAATTCAAAATTCATTTAAACATGTGGGTGCTTTTGCCTTATCCGAGCGGCTATTCATTAGCGAAGGAACGGAAGAGACTACTGTTGTGTTACTAGCAGAAGGTTTTGGAGAAAATAAAAAGCCATCAAAATTTAGAGTTAGCTACGTCGACGGAATTGAAGGACTTAAAAATTTAATTGAAGATTGGAAAAATCAAGGATTAGGCGCCAATGAAGCATTTCCGGGTCATGGCTTAGTACCAGCTGAGGTAGGGGCATTGTACGAAAAAATAAAAAAAATGCCAGAAATGAAAACAATTTCCGATATAGCAGAGCTTCGAATTGGATTAGTAACAGGAAACACAAAATTCTTTGTAAAAAATAATTCCGACTGGAAGACTCACGATATATCAAAAAAGTATTTGCGTTATATCCTACCTCGCAGTCAATATGTTCGCGGATTAACTTTAATGGAAAGTGATTGTGAATTGCATATAAAGAACGAAGTTCGTTGTTTGGCTCTTTGCACCCCGAAATCACCTTTACAAAAGCAGTTGCTGCATTATTTAAATAGCTATCCTCTCGCCGAGAGAGAAGATAACTCCACATTTAAGAGACGATCAATTTGGCATCAGTTCTTAGAAAAAAATAAAACCCCTGATGCATTTTTTATATTTATGGCAGATCAAGGACCTCGGATTGTATTAAATACAGCCAGAGTAAATGCAACAAATTCTGTATATAGAGTTTTTTTCAAGAAAGAGACGACTACTATACAGATGAAATTGGCGACAATTTCCATTTATACAACGTTATCTCAGCTAGCTGGCGAAATTCATGGTCATCCTCGAGGATCAGGAGCACTAAAGTTAGAACCATCGGGCGGCATGAAACTTACCATCTATATGCCTACCAATCGTAACAAAAAGGAAATCAATAATGCGTTTTTTGATATAGATGAAAAACTACGCCAATTAGACTTTGAAGGAGCTCGTCATGCTGCAGATGATTTTTTGTTCAAAGGACATGAAATTGCGACGTATCTCCCGGCATTGCGCTCAGGTTTGAAGTTAATCCGAAGTCGTCGCCATAGTTGA